The proteins below come from a single Mytilus edulis chromosome 5, xbMytEdul2.2, whole genome shotgun sequence genomic window:
- the LOC139524450 gene encoding T-box transcription factor TBX20-like — MDLSPRIRDETQTDICRTELQKQYLSPKANAFSIDSILGQRSVKNSEIVEVHTTRDHELPATPPLADSPPKSIISDDSSSDYKARASTTPPLSPEPYTGSLPNVKCRLETKDLWDKFNDIGTEMIITKTGRRMFPTVRASFSGLEADASYVILLDIVPIDNKRYRYAYHRSSWLVAGKADPPLPTRLCSHPDGPFSGQQLQKQTISFEKLKLTNNLMDKNGQIILNSMHKYQPRLHIVKREPDDKSSVNDLENEEYRTFVFPETVFIGVTAYQNQLITKLKIESNPFAKGFRDSSRLSDIERETMENLLNKHGFPRVPFPFPIDEDSLKYRDTFLSRDGMFPFGMMPTSNAMLPGLPLHTLDSRMIPSYNSVLINGQQMTSEHEAILRSNIIRNSLQSSPPSSLHSSHMYRYHPYLSKSGHV, encoded by the exons atggATTTATCGCCAAGAATTCGAGATGAGACCCAAACTGACATTTGCAGAACAGAGCTTCAGAAACAATATTTGTCTCCAAAAGCAAATGCATTCTCTATAGATTCCATTCTTGGTCAAAGAAGTGTTAAAAACAGTGAAATTGTTGAAGTACATACAACTAGAGATCATGAGCTTCCCGCCACACCGCCTCTTGCAGATAGTCCACCAA agAGTATAATATCAGACGATTCTAGTTCAGACTATAAAGCACGCGCAAGTACCACTCCACCGTTGTCACCAGAACCCTACACCGGTAGTCTGCCAAATGTAAAATGTCGTCTGGAAACCAAAGATCTCTGGGATAAATTCAACGACATTGGAACAGAAATGATCATCACCAAAACTGGAag ACGTATGTTTCCAACAGTAAGAGCATCATTCTCTGGTTTAGAAGCAGATGCAAGCTACGTCATATTGTTAGATATAGTACCAATAGATAACAAAAGGTACAGATATGCTTACCACAGATCATCTTGGTTAGTGGCGGGAAAAGCTGACCCACCATTACCAACAAGGCTTTGTTCCCATCCAGATGGACCCTTTTCAGGTCAACAGTTGCAGAAACAAACAATATCTTTTGAGAAACTAAAGCTCACAAACAATTTGATGGATAAAAATGGACAG ATCATCTTGAATTCAATGCACAAATACCAACCTCGCCTTCATATAGTAAAACGTGAACCAGACGACAAAAGTTCTGTAAATGACCTTGAAAATGAAGAGTATAGGACGTTTGTTTTTCCTGAAACTGTGTTCATTGGAGTGACAGCCTATCAAAATCAACTT ATAACTAAGCTTAAGATTGAGAGTAATCCATTTGCCAAAGGATTTAGAGATTCAAGTCGACTCAGCGATATTGAAAG gGAAACAATGGAAAATTTGTTGAACAAGCATGGGTTTCCGAGAGTACCTTTTCCTTTTCCAATTGACGAAGACAGTTTGAAATATAGAGACACATTTTTATCAAGAG ATGGTATGTTCCCATTTGGAATGATGCCAACATCAAATGCCATGCTACCAGGTTTACCTCTCCATACATTGGACTCTCGAATGATACCCAGTTATAACAGTGTCTTAATAAATGGCCAACAAATGACCAGTGAACATGAAGCAATACTAAGAAGCAATATAATCAGAAACTCTTTACAGTCGTCACCGCCATCTagtctccattcaagtcacatgTACCGCTACCATCCTTATCTATCTAAATCGGGACATGTTTGA